The genomic segment tttctatgcatctgtaaccttgttatgagctaaggggacccaacCTGACTCGTATAACAAAAAGCAGATATTCTCAGATGCCCCATTTGTACCCTCTGATCAAACACAGACATTGActggattttactttttatttattgagtAGAAAAATAAAGACACTGCAAATAAAGCACAAAGTATAACCACTTTGGATTTGTTCTCATCCAATACTCCGATTGAGGGCACAATGGCACCGTgtaaacaaatcacatttttttccttttgtttcaaTCAGTCCTTGTACAGTTATTAACATTCCTCCTCCCCCACATTGTCCCCAGCCTGGGAGGTTCAACAGATAATAGAGTTTCTCAAAGTAAAGAGTGTCCACTCCACTAGTTCCATCATCACTTTAAAGCTCCTGCACAACTTCAGTGCATCTTGCAACAACGTCTGCCCCATCAGGCTTGATTCTCCTTTTCCACATCAGCCTGACCAGCCACCAGAAGGCATGGAGGGGCAAGTAGAACCCCTCAACGGTCATGCCATCTTGGCTTTGGTTTCTTCCAAAAACGCCACGGTCTTTCTGTGTTtctctatgtatatatttataaaggcaaCCGTGCCAGATCTGTGAAGTCCTAGCTTATCACACACCTCTCTTTGTCTTTACTCTGGCCGCCTCCTATCGCCTTGGCTCTAATGTACATTAAGTCACTGTGGATACTGGGTCTGCGGGCAAAGGGAGCCACAATGCCATAGGCATCCCCATCCTCTTTGACTTTCTTTCCCTTCAGGGACTTCTTGTGTAGGATCTCACAGTACTGGACAGACACCTTGCGGTGCAGGTCTGGGCTCATCTCGCTGGGCAACTTGGCCATGGTGAAGAGAGCTTTAAACATCTCATCCAGGCTGGAGTTCTTCTTGGCCGACACCTCAAAGTAAGAGCATTTACTGTCCTCTCCAACCAGCTGCTCAATCTCATGAGCTTGCACTTCCCTGTAGAAGTCCCTGTCTACTTTATTCCCGCAGATAACGATGGGAACATCCACGTTCTCCTTGGTTTTGTTCTTGAGACAGGACTTGGTCTCCATAATCTGCTGCTTCAGCCTTTGCACCTCCTCAAAGGAGTCCCTGTTGTCCAGGCTGAAGACCAAGATGAAGACATCTCCTGAAGGAGGAAAGAAGATAAGCAGGTTACCCAACTGTAGAATGTTATACATTGTTGCATTTCTTTTGATGCAAGTGGAAGTGAAAAGGGATAAACTGAATGTGCGCTTCAAAGACAGAAGCTCACGACTTTATGGTAATCTAATCGCAAGAGTGAAGAAGAGCAATTTATTGTTATGGGCAGTCTCCCTGCCTGGGAAGAGGAACCACTTAATGACACTCCCataataaaaaccagatgcaaatGATAAAAGGTACAACAATGGGCACCAAGGGGAACAACTTGATCCACTCTCTACCACTCCCataataaaaaccagatgcaaatGATAAAAGGTACAACAATGGGCACCATGGGGAACCTCTTGATCCACTCTCTACCACTCccataataaaaacaatgtgtGAATGATAAAGGCACCGGCAATACCAGTTTAGAAATTGAAGGTGTTTAGTCAGCATTTACTAGCAGTAGTACACCTGCCCATAATGCCAACTAAACAATTGAGGAATAAGATGGccagtagggatgagcaaaatatttccctGCGGAAAATCGCCCATTAACTTCGGGGAAGCGACAATTCGCCCAACACAACCTGACCAGGAAAAGTTGAGCCCAACCAGAAGGAGAACTTACCGGTAAGGATGGAGAGTCTTCTCATGGCCGGGAAGGGGTGGTTGCCCGAGGTGTCCAGGATATCCAGCTGGTAGACCTCTCCCCGAATGCTGTAGAACTTTCGGTGGAAGTCCTCGATGGTCGGCGTGTATTGCTCGTCGAATCGGCCGTTCAAGAAGCGAGACACGATGGAGGTCTTGCCCACCTTGGAGGAGCCCAGGATGACCATGCGGTAACAGTTCTTGGGTGGGATGTTGAGTTCGGTCTCGCTGGGGCACATTTTCTTGATCATTGCGGTGAGGGCGCCTTTAATGGAGCACGAGTCGCTGCGAGCGAGAAGCATTAGATTGAGAGCAAAAGGCGACTGAGAGCTGATCTGATCCCGAGCTCCGAGCTCCGCCGCTTATATAGGGGACGGGGACACGCCCACTGCAACGTCACGGGCAAAACAGAAGCCAGCGCAGCAGAGACTCAGAAATCTACAGAAGTCTGACCGGGGAGGAACAGAGACGCTTCTTCTTACTTCATGCTCTTAGGCACCCTCGCCCTAAACTGCCAGCCATGCAACTGCCACCTCTTACTGCCCATTCCTAGCCCTGAACCCAGGCACATAGTCCTCATATACAGGTTTATACTCTCCCTGGCACTCTCACCCTAATCACTGGCCACTCTCATCCTAATCACTGGCCACTCTCACCCTAATCACTGGCCACTCTCACTCTAATCACTCGCCACTCTCACCCTAAGCACTGGCCACTCTCACTCTAATCACTGGCCACTCTCACCCTTCATAACTGGCCACTCTCACCCTAATCACTGGCCACTCTCACCCTTATAACTGGCCACTCTCACCCTAATCACTGGCCACTCTCACCCTTATAACTGGCAACTCTCACCCTAATCACTGGCCACTCTCACCCTTATAACTGGCCACTCTCACCCTAATAACTGGCCACTCTCACCTTTATAACTGGCCACTCTCACTCTAATCACTGGCCACTCTCACCCTTCATAACTGGCCACTCTCACCCTAATCACTGGCCACTCTCACCCTAAGCACTGGCCACTCTCACCCTAATAACTGACCACTCTCACCCTAATCACTGGCCACTCTCACTCTTATAACTGGCCACTCTCACCCTAATCACTGGCCACTCTCACCCTAATCACTGGCCACTCTCACCTTTATAACTGGCCACTCTCACCCTTATAACTGGCCACTCTCACCCTTATAACTGGGCACATATGTACAGTATTACTTGGTACAATCACACAAAGCACTGGCATGTTTGTAATGGGCACTTCATTAATGACTGGTACCCGGATTTGTAGCTGACAGTTAACTGCAGACGTAGCTGGGCATTTCCAGCCATAGGTGACAGTTGGGAGCTCATTCAATGATCACCTGGGTGATTACACATAATTCTCACTTATCTGCAGCTGGGCACGGGCAGCCATAGGCTCCTGGGCACATAGTAAAGCTGGGGCTCCGACCAGGGGACATAGTGTACATGTGGGCGAATGCCAGTAAGATAGGTAAACATAGGGCTTGTGTATAATAGTCAGTGCCAGTCTGTATTCAGCAGTACAGAGAGCTGGTGCCAATTAGCAGAGAGGGAGAATCAGTATCATTGTGCCAAGCAGAGTATTGGGTCCCCCAGTACCAGACAGCAACAGGGGTTTTCCCACATGATCCAGGGCAGAGCAGCAGGGATTGTATGGGCTGAATGTGCAGTAAGTAGCAGAGCTTCTACACCTGCCTCCTGCACCTCAGATGGGATATCTAAGCACAGAGACAGTAGGGAAGCGACAGAGACGCAAGCGCCAGGGCAGATCCAGCgtctttcaccccccccccccatttattgatattgtaatCCATGCAGAAAGCAGGCGAGGAACTAACTGATCATTATCCAAGGATTCAGCCGCCTGTAACTGTAATATCAGCATATCTGTCAGTTATTGGCACAGCTCCTGGTTTTACATTGACTCTGGCTACTGTACTTTGTGCTCTAAATGCCCTTCTTTCTGCACATTGCACTGCACTGCACCCCTTTGTGTCCCCTGTACATTGTGTTATAATGTGATT from the Xenopus laevis strain J_2021 chromosome 9_10L, Xenopus_laevis_v10.1, whole genome shotgun sequence genome contains:
- the rasd1.L gene encoding dexamethasone-induced Ras-related protein 1, which produces MLLARSDSCSIKGALTAMIKKMCPSETELNIPPKNCYRMVILGSSKVGKTSIVSRFLNGRFDEQYTPTIEDFHRKFYSIRGEVYQLDILDTSGNHPFPAMRRLSILTGDVFILVFSLDNRDSFEEVQRLKQQIMETKSCLKNKTKENVDVPIVICGNKVDRDFYREVQAHEIEQLVGEDSKCSYFEVSAKKNSSLDEMFKALFTMAKLPSEMSPDLHRKVSVQYCEILHKKSLKGKKVKEDGDAYGIVAPFARRPSIHSDLMYIRAKAIGGGQSKDKERCVIS